The following are encoded together in the Mesoplodon densirostris isolate mMesDen1 chromosome 2, mMesDen1 primary haplotype, whole genome shotgun sequence genome:
- the MLLT11 gene encoding protein AF1q has translation MRDPVSSQYSSFLFWRMPIPELDLSELEGLGLSDTATYKIKDSSVGKTMGQATGADQEKSPEGDALLEYSTFNFWRAPIASIHSFELDLL, from the coding sequence ATGAGGGATCCTGTGAGTAGCCAGTACAGCTCCTTTCTTTTCTGGAGGATGCCCATTCCAGAACTGGATCTGTCGGAGCTGGAAGGCCTGGGTCTGTCAGATACAGCCACCTACAAGATCAAGGACAGCAGCGTTGGCAAAACGATGGGGCAAGCAACCGGAGCAGACCAGGAGAAAAGCCCTGAAGGCGACGCCCTCCTTGAGTACAGCACCTTCAACTTTTGGAGAGCTCCCATTGCCAGCATCCACTCCTTCGAATTGGACCTGCTCTAA